One genomic segment of Hevea brasiliensis isolate MT/VB/25A 57/8 chromosome 3, ASM3005281v1, whole genome shotgun sequence includes these proteins:
- the LOC131178296 gene encoding uncharacterized protein LOC131178296, whose protein sequence is MDTSVFPAAVSMQLSAVKTLNGSNFDDWKESLSMYLAIAKLDLVLRVDAPAELTDESTIAEKTYHEKWQNSNRAVAEKFKKFNKAQRSHHLSLLEHTQYDGVNGVREHIMTLISYFNKLKSFDLDLGESFRVWSILESLPPQFKILKNSYNSQQGEWIVDQLIAIVCQ, encoded by the exons ATGGATACAAGCGTATTTCCAG CTGCTGTTTCTATGCAATTATCTGCTGTGAAAACTCTGAATGGCTCCAATTTTGATGACTGGAAAGAGTCTCTGAGCATGTACCTAGCAATAGCCAAACTGGATTTAGTCTTAAGGGTTGATGCACCTGCTGAACTTACTGATGAATCCACTATTGCTGAGAAGACTTATCATGAAAAGTGGCAAAATTCTAATAGG GCTGTTGCTGAAAAGTTTAAAAAGTTTAACAAGGCTCAAAGGAGTCATCATCTTTCTTTGCTGGAGCACACCCAATATGATGGTGTTAATGGAGTACGAGAACACATCATGACACTTATAAGTTATTTCAACAAGCTCAAGTCTTTTGATCTTGATTTGGGAGAAAGTTTTCGGGTCTGGAGCATTCTTGAATCTCTTCCACCCCAATTTAAAATTCTCAAGAATTCTTACAACTCCCAACAAGGGGAGTGGATAGTTGATCAGTTGATAGCCATCGTGTGCCAATAA